One region of Faecalibacter bovis genomic DNA includes:
- a CDS encoding class I SAM-dependent methyltransferase, producing the protein MDWFKAWFNTPYYHTLYKNRNDEEASTFIKNVTKFIDIPTNAKVMDLACGKGRHSVTLNQLGYDVLGLDLSEESIAYAKQFENDHLHFDVHDMRKIYKENEFDAIFNLFTSFGYFDNDEENALVFESIKKQLKPNGILVFDYLNAEKIVKNLIPYEEKEIDGILFKITKSITDKNFIKKEIDFYADGQDWHFEEYVKVLYKKDFDVMIEKAGFNIKHVFGNYQLGSFFNDTSSDRLILILENA; encoded by the coding sequence ATGGATTGGTTCAAAGCTTGGTTTAATACACCATATTATCATACTTTATATAAAAATAGAAACGACGAGGAAGCAAGCACATTTATTAAAAATGTTACAAAATTCATCGATATTCCTACAAATGCAAAAGTTATGGATTTGGCTTGTGGTAAAGGAAGACATTCTGTTACGTTAAATCAATTGGGTTATGATGTATTAGGATTAGATTTATCCGAAGAAAGCATTGCTTACGCAAAACAGTTTGAAAATGATCATTTACATTTTGATGTACATGATATGCGTAAAATTTATAAGGAAAATGAATTTGATGCCATTTTTAATCTATTTACAAGTTTTGGTTATTTTGATAATGATGAAGAAAATGCATTAGTTTTTGAATCGATAAAAAAACAATTGAAACCGAATGGAATTTTAGTTTTTGATTATTTGAATGCAGAGAAAATAGTTAAAAATCTTATTCCATACGAAGAGAAAGAAATTGATGGAATTTTATTCAAAATCACAAAATCTATTACGGATAAAAATTTCATCAAAAAAGAAATTGATTTTTATGCTGATGGACAAGATTGGCATTTTGAAGAATATGTTAAAGTCTTATACAAAAAAGATTTTGATGTAATGATCGAGAAAGCTGGTTTTAATATAAAACATGTTTTCGGAAATTATCAATTAGGTTCATTTTTTAATGATACTTCTTCAGATCGTTTAATATTAATCTTAGAAAATGCTTGA
- a CDS encoding Fur family transcriptional regulator produces the protein MKRRNTPQKQAILNLFETCSSAYNQDAIEKQLYGKMDRATIYRILKRFCEDGILHKVLGDDGIAYYAKCKSCEHENHQHNHFHFQCEDCNELTCLKEEVNLNLPEGYEMKNYNCVITGICPKCKQTIK, from the coding sequence ATGAAACGCAGAAATACACCACAAAAACAAGCTATATTAAATTTGTTTGAAACTTGTTCAAGTGCTTACAATCAAGATGCTATTGAAAAACAATTGTACGGAAAAATGGATCGTGCTACGATTTATCGTATTTTGAAACGTTTTTGTGAAGATGGAATTTTGCATAAAGTGTTAGGCGATGACGGAATTGCTTATTATGCCAAATGTAAATCGTGCGAACACGAAAATCATCAACACAATCATTTCCATTTTCAGTGCGAAGATTGCAACGAACTTACGTGTTTGAAAGAAGAAGTAAATCTTAATCTTCCGGAAGGCTACGAAATGAAAAACTACAACTGTGTAATTACTGGGATTTGCCCAAAATGTAAACAAACAATTAAATAA
- a CDS encoding THUMP domain-containing class I SAM-dependent RNA methyltransferase produces the protein MQAKTFYGFEEILAQELKALGAADVKIGNRMVEFYGDLGFMYKANYSLRTALRIQKPIHTFSVKTDTQLYERMKKFPWENYFNVDQTFVIDPTVFSDYFTHSHYAALKVKDAIVDRFQENTGRRPSIDKDNPDVRFNLHISHDKVTLSIDSSGESLHKRGYRSETGPAPINEVLAACLLITSGWDGKGNYLDPMCGSGTMLVEAGMIACNIPAQIHRKEFSFQNWPDYDPKLFAEIRNFRINRIRDFDYKIVGCDISPMMVKIAEENIRSADLSDIIEVRQQDFFTSKKDLFPVSVVFNPPYNERLENDNQVFYKQIGDTLKSSYPNTLAWFVTSDLSAKKYVGLKPSKKLKVFNGKLECDFLQYEMYEGSKKAKKDNA, from the coding sequence ATGCAGGCGAAAACCTTTTATGGTTTCGAAGAGATATTAGCACAAGAATTAAAGGCTTTAGGAGCAGCAGATGTGAAAATTGGTAATCGTATGGTAGAATTTTACGGTGACTTAGGTTTTATGTACAAAGCGAATTATAGCTTAAGAACAGCCTTAAGAATTCAAAAACCAATCCATACATTTTCAGTTAAAACTGATACCCAATTGTATGAAAGAATGAAAAAATTTCCTTGGGAAAATTATTTTAATGTAGATCAAACTTTTGTGATCGATCCAACTGTTTTTTCAGACTACTTTACACATTCACACTACGCGGCTTTAAAAGTTAAAGATGCTATTGTTGATCGTTTCCAAGAAAATACAGGTCGTCGTCCTAGTATTGATAAAGATAATCCAGATGTACGTTTCAACTTACATATTTCTCACGATAAAGTAACATTATCTATCGATTCTTCAGGTGAATCTTTACACAAACGTGGTTACAGATCTGAAACTGGACCAGCTCCAATTAACGAAGTTTTAGCAGCATGTCTATTAATTACTTCAGGTTGGGATGGAAAAGGAAATTACTTAGATCCAATGTGTGGTTCTGGAACAATGTTGGTAGAAGCAGGGATGATTGCTTGTAATATACCAGCACAAATTCATCGTAAAGAATTCTCTTTCCAAAATTGGCCAGATTATGATCCGAAATTATTTGCTGAAATAAGAAACTTTAGAATTAATCGTATTCGTGATTTCGATTACAAAATTGTAGGGTGTGATATTTCTCCAATGATGGTAAAAATTGCGGAAGAAAATATTCGTTCTGCTGATTTATCAGATATTATTGAAGTTCGTCAACAGGATTTCTTTACATCAAAAAAAGATTTATTCCCAGTTTCTGTTGTATTTAATCCGCCTTACAACGAACGTTTAGAGAATGACAATCAAGTTTTCTACAAACAAATTGGAGACACATTAAAATCAAGTTATCCAAATACTTTAGCATGGTTTGTTACTTCAGATTTATCAGCTAAAAAATACGTAGGATTAAAACCGTCGAAGAAATTAAAGGTTTTCAACGGTAAATTAGAGTGTGATTTCTTACAATACGAAATGTACGAAGGATCTAAAAAGGCAAAAAAAGATAACGCTTAA
- a CDS encoding DUF2750 domain-containing protein, which produces MDKKDFIEEIIENQKVYLLTSEEGFAISYSEEYEYEDGSNLEVICFWSSEENANKARKNQWANHKIESIDLNVFLEEWLFGMIEEVVLAGFNFNADLQGEEVSPIDCILEIVHYIIQKDIAYTIHLAKDIREIKRAALDIKESIN; this is translated from the coding sequence TTGGATAAGAAAGATTTTATTGAAGAAATAATTGAAAACCAAAAAGTCTATTTATTGACTTCTGAAGAAGGGTTTGCGATCTCTTATTCGGAAGAATATGAATACGAAGATGGTTCTAATTTAGAAGTTATTTGTTTTTGGTCATCTGAAGAAAATGCCAATAAAGCGAGAAAAAATCAATGGGCTAATCATAAAATTGAATCTATTGATTTAAATGTTTTCTTGGAAGAATGGCTTTTCGGTATGATTGAAGAAGTTGTTTTGGCTGGTTTTAATTTCAATGCTGATTTACAAGGAGAAGAAGTTTCTCCAATTGATTGTATTTTAGAAATTGTACATTATATCATCCAAAAAGATATTGCATATACGATACATTTAGCTAAGGATATTAGAGAAATTAAACGTGCTGCGCTAGACATTAAAGAAAGTATAAATTAA
- a CDS encoding glycosyltransferase, which yields MNTTNLQLSIIVAVYERQDELTELLTSLSKQTNQNFEIIIVDDGSKNKLDAVCAKFQDQLNIIYYYKSNSGPGKSRNFGMEKANGNYFIFLDSDTIIPPTYIQSVFDELTTNFVDAFGGPDDADESFNDYQKAITFSMTSFLTTGGIRGGKKQVSKFQPRSFNMGISRKAYDVTGGFAAMRIGEDPDLSMRLWENGFETRLFQNSKVIHKRRTSLRKFAKQVYQFGVARPILNQLHPNYVKPTFWFPSLFFLGTLLAFTTTLLGFIFKDYQLILFIPIVFWMIYILLIFVFATIRFKSIKVGILSMQTTLIQFFNYGFGFLESQIKLNVLKKDPKKAFPTHFHLED from the coding sequence TTGAATACAACAAATTTGCAGTTATCAATTATTGTTGCTGTTTACGAACGTCAAGATGAATTAACTGAATTATTGACGAGTTTATCAAAACAAACCAATCAAAATTTCGAAATTATTATTGTAGATGATGGTTCGAAGAATAAATTAGATGCTGTTTGTGCTAAATTTCAAGATCAATTAAATATTATATATTATTATAAATCGAATTCAGGTCCTGGAAAATCACGTAATTTCGGTATGGAAAAAGCTAACGGAAATTATTTTATTTTCTTGGATTCGGATACGATTATCCCACCCACTTATATCCAATCAGTTTTTGATGAATTAACTACTAATTTCGTCGATGCTTTTGGTGGTCCAGATGATGCGGATGAATCATTCAATGACTATCAAAAAGCTATAACTTTTTCTATGACATCTTTTTTAACAACAGGTGGAATTAGAGGAGGAAAAAAACAAGTGAGTAAATTTCAACCACGCAGTTTTAATATGGGAATTTCTCGTAAAGCTTACGATGTTACCGGTGGATTTGCTGCGATGCGCATCGGAGAAGATCCAGATTTATCAATGCGTTTATGGGAAAATGGTTTTGAAACTAGATTGTTTCAGAACTCAAAAGTTATACATAAAAGACGAACATCGTTAAGGAAATTCGCAAAGCAAGTATATCAATTTGGCGTTGCTCGCCCAATCCTAAATCAACTTCATCCTAATTATGTGAAACCGACCTTTTGGTTTCCGAGTTTATTTTTTTTAGGAACTTTATTAGCTTTTACTACTACACTATTAGGATTCATATTCAAAGATTATCAACTAATTCTTTTCATCCCAATTGTATTTTGGATGATATATATACTGTTGATTTTTGTTTTTGCAACGATTAGATTTAAATCTATAAAAGTTGGAATTTTATCTATGCAAACAACATTAATTCAGTTTTTTAATTATGGTTTTGGCTTTTTGGAAAGTCAAATTAAGCTGAATGTTTTAAAAAAAGATCCTAAAAAAGCATTTCCTACACATTTTCATTTAGAAGATTAA
- a CDS encoding phytoene desaturase family protein: MISNQQKIAIIGGGISGLSAACYAAKAGYEVHIYEKNSTLGGRARQFSTSNGYTFDMGPSWYWMPDIIENFFQDFNKKSSDYYDLISLNPQFEIIFPDQSIHLPESFEDIFNLFESLEKGAGKKLEKFMNEAERKYDIGMNNFVQKPSHSWFEFISLDVIVNAMKLDLLTNYRSYVASYFKHPYLQAIMEFPVIFLGASPKEIPALYSLMNYGGYKLGTWYPTGGFFSLIKAMESIALELGVKIHLNSTIEKIEVEDKKVKSLKVNDQFLSFDFVISSSDYNHTETLLETSFRNYSEEYWKSRTFAPSCLIFYLGINEIIPNLTHHTLFFEHDLDLHVDEIYKDSKWPTKPLFYACCPSKTDDNVAPKGHENLFLLMPIAIDIEDSEEIRLSYLDQMIERLEKKTGVKDLKSKIDYQRSYCINDFKLDYNAYGGNAYGLANTLNQTAVLKPSVKNRKVKNLIYTGQLTVPGPGVPPSIISGKIAANEIKI, encoded by the coding sequence ATGATTTCAAATCAACAGAAAATTGCTATAATAGGAGGAGGGATTTCCGGTTTATCAGCTGCATGTTATGCGGCAAAAGCTGGCTATGAAGTTCATATTTATGAAAAAAATTCCACATTAGGTGGAAGAGCCAGACAATTTTCCACTTCAAATGGATATACTTTTGATATGGGACCATCATGGTATTGGATGCCAGATATTATTGAAAATTTCTTTCAAGATTTTAATAAAAAATCCTCAGATTATTATGATCTGATTTCGTTAAATCCTCAATTTGAAATAATTTTTCCAGACCAATCAATTCATCTTCCAGAAAGTTTTGAAGATATTTTTAATTTATTCGAATCTTTAGAAAAAGGTGCGGGTAAAAAGTTGGAAAAATTTATGAACGAAGCTGAAAGGAAATATGATATTGGAATGAATAATTTTGTTCAAAAGCCAAGTCATAGTTGGTTCGAATTTATTTCCTTAGATGTTATTGTAAATGCGATGAAATTAGATTTGCTTACGAATTACAGATCGTATGTTGCATCTTATTTTAAGCATCCATATTTACAGGCGATTATGGAATTTCCAGTTATATTTTTAGGTGCTTCTCCTAAAGAAATTCCTGCGTTATATAGTTTAATGAATTATGGGGGTTACAAACTTGGAACTTGGTATCCAACGGGTGGATTTTTCAGTTTGATTAAAGCTATGGAATCAATTGCTTTAGAGTTGGGAGTAAAAATTCATCTAAATTCAACAATTGAAAAGATTGAAGTTGAAGATAAAAAGGTTAAATCTCTTAAAGTGAATGATCAATTTTTATCATTCGATTTTGTTATCAGTTCTTCTGATTATAATCATACAGAAACTCTTTTAGAAACATCTTTTAGAAATTATTCTGAAGAATATTGGAAATCAAGAACTTTTGCGCCATCATGCTTGATTTTTTACTTAGGAATTAATGAAATCATTCCAAATTTAACTCATCATACGTTATTCTTTGAACATGATTTGGATTTACATGTAGATGAAATTTATAAAGATTCGAAATGGCCAACGAAACCTTTGTTTTATGCTTGTTGTCCATCAAAAACTGATGATAATGTTGCGCCGAAAGGTCACGAAAATTTATTTCTTTTAATGCCTATCGCAATTGATATTGAAGATTCTGAGGAAATTAGATTATCTTATTTAGATCAAATGATTGAGCGTTTAGAAAAGAAAACTGGCGTTAAAGATCTAAAGTCAAAAATTGATTATCAGAGAAGTTATTGTATCAACGATTTTAAGTTAGACTATAATGCCTACGGAGGTAATGCCTATGGTTTGGCAAATACATTAAACCAAACGGCGGTTTTAAAGCCTTCTGTGAAGAATAGAAAAGTTAAAAATTTAATTTATACAGGTCAATTAACAGTTCCAGGACCAGGCGTGCCGCCTTCTATCATTTCTGGAAAAATAGCTGCAAACGAAATTAAAATCTAA
- a CDS encoding phytoene/squalene synthase family protein: protein MKKLFDDVSYKLSKIVTQQYSTSFSLGIKALHPELREAIYAIYGYVRLADEIVDSFHDYDQKVLLNDFKAETNKALKDGISLNPIIHSFQEVVQKYAIEEKLIYQFLHSMEMDLEKVEYNSDLYKEYILGSAEVVGLMCLHVFVEGDATKYNELKPYAMKLGAAFQKINFLRDLKDDYHILGRTYFPGVDLTEFNDHIKKDIEKDIQLDFQEALIGIKKLPITSRFGVYLAYKYYYSLFEKIKKSTAHTVLNERIRIPDSNKLLMLSRCYFDYKIASLV from the coding sequence ATGAAAAAATTATTCGATGATGTTTCTTACAAACTAAGTAAAATTGTTACACAACAATACAGTACAAGTTTTTCTTTGGGTATAAAAGCGTTGCACCCCGAGTTAAGAGAAGCCATTTATGCCATTTATGGTTATGTTAGATTAGCAGACGAAATTGTAGATAGTTTTCATGATTATGATCAAAAAGTTTTATTAAATGATTTTAAAGCTGAAACAAATAAGGCTTTAAAAGATGGTATATCTTTAAATCCAATCATACATTCTTTTCAGGAAGTTGTACAAAAATATGCAATAGAAGAAAAGTTGATTTATCAATTTTTGCATAGTATGGAAATGGATTTAGAGAAAGTTGAATATAATTCAGATTTATATAAAGAATATATTTTAGGTTCGGCAGAAGTTGTCGGTTTAATGTGTTTACATGTTTTTGTGGAAGGTGATGCAACTAAGTATAATGAGTTGAAACCTTATGCAATGAAACTTGGTGCTGCTTTCCAAAAAATTAATTTTTTAAGAGATTTAAAAGATGATTATCACATTCTTGGGCGTACCTATTTTCCAGGTGTAGATTTAACAGAGTTTAATGATCACATCAAAAAAGATATAGAAAAAGATATTCAACTTGATTTTCAAGAAGCTTTAATTGGAATTAAAAAATTACCAATAACTTCAAGATTTGGGGTTTATTTAGCTTATAAATATTATTATTCTTTATTCGAGAAAATCAAAAAATCTACTGCGCATACAGTTTTGAATGAACGTATTCGTATTCCTGATAGTAATAAATTGTTAATGTTATCGCGCTGTTATTTTGATTATAAAATTGCAAGTTTAGTATAA